A part of Nocardioides sp. WS12 genomic DNA contains:
- a CDS encoding phosphoenolpyruvate carboxykinase (GTP): MVDVERTLDEAGLTNPHVREYVAHWAGITGADRIEVVSAADDARLVAESLEAGELLPAGDGLYYSRSYFKDTARAEERTIVATSDEADKGIYNNWRPSSEMKPKLVELMTGASVGKTMYVIPYLMAPKGSPLQNFAAGVELTDNRNVVLQMIRMSRVGVEYINDLGDSFVKAVHVTGDLENLGQGTPDDKRYFVTVADERTILHFGSSYGGNALLGKIAHGLRQGAYDGWKNGFLVEQFMLLGITDKETGKKYNICGGFPSASGKTNLAMTLAPDALGDRYYVEFYGDDIAWIWVGDDGKLYGMNPENGVFGVAKDTNEATNPTAIDSIVPGTGAIFTNVAYNSKSQEVWWEGKSDKPTDLDGWEDWKGDIIADRSAEDADAPWAHPNSRFTTTLANVPNVAKDFEDPQGVEIHGIIFGGRTRDREPLIRAIRDVAEGVYDGLTLGAEATAAADGLEGVLRYDPMSMRPFMSYSEADYAAHWLEVIGRATTKPIFAHVNWFQRGEDGRFLWPGYRENLRPLNWLMQFLNGEVEGVQTAVGVLPKREELNLEGMDEQALADLDTLLTIDVPRWQQEMGFREKHLAQFDGLSEEIWAAHRRVAEALEA, encoded by the coding sequence ATGGTGGATGTGGAGCGGACGCTCGATGAGGCGGGCCTCACGAACCCCCACGTTCGGGAATACGTCGCACACTGGGCCGGGATCACTGGCGCCGACCGGATCGAGGTCGTTTCTGCGGCCGACGACGCCCGGCTGGTGGCCGAGTCCCTCGAAGCAGGCGAGCTGTTGCCCGCCGGCGACGGCCTCTACTACTCCCGGTCCTACTTCAAGGACACCGCACGCGCCGAAGAGCGCACGATCGTCGCCACCAGCGACGAGGCGGACAAGGGCATCTACAACAACTGGCGCCCGTCCTCGGAGATGAAGCCGAAGCTCGTCGAGCTGATGACCGGCGCGTCGGTCGGCAAGACGATGTACGTCATCCCCTACCTGATGGCGCCGAAGGGCTCCCCGCTGCAGAACTTCGCAGCCGGTGTCGAGCTCACGGACAACCGCAACGTGGTGCTCCAGATGATCCGCATGTCGCGGGTCGGCGTGGAGTACATCAACGACCTGGGCGACTCGTTCGTCAAGGCCGTGCACGTCACCGGTGACCTGGAGAACCTCGGCCAGGGCACCCCCGACGACAAGCGTTACTTCGTGACCGTCGCCGACGAGCGCACGATCCTGCACTTCGGTTCGTCGTACGGCGGCAACGCGCTCCTCGGCAAGATCGCCCACGGCCTGCGCCAGGGTGCCTACGACGGCTGGAAGAACGGCTTCCTCGTGGAGCAGTTCATGCTGCTCGGCATCACGGACAAGGAAACCGGCAAGAAGTACAACATCTGTGGTGGTTTCCCGTCGGCCTCCGGCAAGACGAACCTCGCGATGACGCTGGCCCCCGACGCGCTCGGTGACCGCTACTACGTCGAGTTCTACGGCGACGACATCGCGTGGATCTGGGTCGGCGACGACGGCAAGCTCTACGGCATGAACCCGGAGAACGGTGTCTTCGGTGTCGCCAAGGACACCAACGAGGCCACCAACCCGACCGCGATCGACTCGATCGTTCCCGGCACCGGCGCGATCTTCACCAACGTCGCCTACAACTCCAAGAGCCAGGAGGTCTGGTGGGAGGGCAAGAGCGACAAGCCGACCGACCTCGACGGCTGGGAGGACTGGAAGGGCGACATCATCGCCGACCGGTCCGCTGAGGACGCCGACGCTCCGTGGGCGCACCCGAACAGCCGCTTCACGACCACGCTGGCCAACGTCCCGAACGTTGCCAAGGACTTCGAGGACCCGCAGGGCGTCGAGATCCACGGCATCATCTTCGGTGGCCGTACCCGCGACCGTGAGCCGCTGATCCGTGCGATCAGGGACGTCGCCGAGGGTGTCTACGACGGCCTGACGCTGGGCGCCGAGGCGACCGCAGCTGCGGACGGTCTCGAGGGCGTGCTCCGGTACGACCCGATGTCGATGCGTCCGTTCATGTCGTACTCCGAGGCCGACTACGCCGCGCACTGGCTCGAGGTCATCGGCCGTGCGACGACCAAGCCGATCTTCGCGCACGTCAACTGGTTCCAGCGCGGCGAGGACGGTCGCTTCCTGTGGCCCGGCTACCGCGAGAACCTGCGCCCGCTCAACTGGCTGATGCAGTTCCTCAACGGCGAGGTCGAGGGCGTCCAGACCGCTGTCGGTGTCCTGCCGAAGCGTGAAGAGCTGAACCTCGAGGGCATGGACGAGCAGGCGCTCGCCGACCTCGACACGCTCCTCACCATCGACGTGCCGCGCTGGCAGCAGGAGATGGGCTTCCGCGAGAAGCACCTGGCGCAGTTCGACGGCCTGTCCGAGGAGATCTGGGCCGCGCACCGTCGCGTCGCCGAGGCACTCGAGGCCTGA
- a CDS encoding Lrp/AsnC ligand binding domain-containing protein, with translation MAAGPHPLDEIDLALLTALTEHPRAGDLELSRITQVARATVQSRLRRLGEAGVIADWDPTIDVAAAGFEVQAYVTLEISQGALDEVSADLAAIPQVLEAYVTTGSFDVLCRVATRSHPELQATLVRIDQSSSVVRSTSVMVLSVLVPPRVLPLLAAADTAPSRRAPAYRKG, from the coding sequence ATGGCCGCTGGACCGCACCCGCTCGACGAGATCGACCTCGCGCTGCTGACCGCGCTGACCGAGCACCCGCGCGCTGGTGACCTGGAACTGTCCCGGATCACCCAGGTGGCACGCGCGACCGTGCAGAGTCGACTGCGACGGCTGGGCGAGGCCGGCGTGATCGCCGACTGGGACCCCACGATCGACGTCGCCGCCGCCGGTTTCGAGGTGCAGGCCTACGTCACCCTCGAGATCTCCCAGGGAGCGCTCGACGAGGTGTCGGCCGACCTCGCGGCGATCCCGCAGGTGCTGGAGGCTTACGTGACGACCGGGTCCTTCGACGTGCTGTGCCGGGTGGCGACCCGCTCCCATCCCGAGCTCCAGGCGACGCTGGTGCGGATCGACCAGTCGTCATCGGTGGTGCGTTCCACGAGCGTGATGGTGCTGTCGGTGCTCGTGCCGCCGCGGGTGCTGCCGCTGCTCGCGGCCGCGGACACCGCGCCCAGCCGCCGCGCGCCGGCGTACCGCAAGGGCTGA
- the hppD gene encoding 4-hydroxyphenylpyruvate dioxygenase, translating into MSLQETLTNEERLAELDLDTLKQLVGLVEYDDHEDPFPVTGWDAAVWSVGNATQTAHFFISAFGMELVAYSGPETGNRDHVAFVLKSGAVRFVFKGGVDPNSTLLDHHRTHGDGIVDIALEVPDVDRCIAQARKAGATILEEPHDLTDEHGTVRMAAIATYGDTRHSLVDRSSYNGPYLPGYVARTSTFTKREGAPKRLFQALDHIVGNVELGKMDDWVEFYNKVMGFTNMAEFIGDDIATDYSALMSKVVANGNHRVKFPLNEPAIAKKKSQIDEYLEFYCGPGAQHLALATNDILDTVDRLRAEGIEFLATPDSYYEDPELRARIGEVRVPVEELKKRGILVDRDEDGYLLQIFTKPLGDRPTVFFEFIERHGSLGFGKGNFKALFEAIEREQERRGNF; encoded by the coding sequence ATGTCCCTCCAGGAGACCCTCACCAACGAGGAACGGCTCGCTGAGCTCGACCTCGACACCTTGAAGCAGCTCGTCGGCCTCGTCGAGTACGACGACCACGAGGACCCGTTCCCCGTCACCGGCTGGGATGCCGCCGTGTGGTCGGTCGGCAACGCCACCCAGACCGCCCACTTCTTCATCTCCGCGTTCGGCATGGAACTCGTCGCCTACTCCGGCCCCGAGACGGGCAACCGCGACCACGTCGCCTTCGTGCTCAAGAGCGGCGCGGTGCGCTTCGTGTTCAAGGGTGGCGTCGACCCGAACAGCACCCTGCTCGACCACCACCGCACCCACGGCGACGGCATCGTCGACATCGCCCTCGAGGTCCCCGACGTCGACCGCTGCATCGCGCAGGCCCGCAAGGCCGGGGCGACGATTCTCGAGGAGCCGCACGACCTGACCGACGAGCACGGCACGGTCCGGATGGCCGCGATCGCCACGTACGGCGACACCCGGCACAGCCTCGTCGACCGGTCGTCGTACAACGGGCCCTACCTGCCGGGGTACGTCGCCCGCACCTCTACCTTCACCAAGAGGGAAGGTGCGCCCAAGCGGCTGTTCCAGGCCCTCGACCACATCGTCGGCAATGTCGAGCTCGGCAAGATGGACGACTGGGTCGAGTTCTACAACAAGGTCATGGGCTTCACGAACATGGCCGAGTTCATCGGTGACGACATCGCCACCGACTACTCGGCGCTGATGTCGAAGGTCGTCGCGAACGGCAACCACCGGGTGAAGTTCCCGCTGAACGAGCCGGCGATCGCGAAGAAGAAGTCGCAGATCGACGAGTACCTCGAGTTCTACTGCGGCCCCGGCGCCCAGCACCTGGCGCTGGCCACCAACGACATCCTCGACACCGTCGACCGCCTGCGGGCCGAGGGCATCGAGTTCCTCGCGACTCCGGACTCGTACTACGAGGACCCCGAGCTCCGCGCCCGGATCGGCGAGGTGCGGGTGCCCGTCGAGGAGTTGAAGAAGCGCGGCATCCTCGTCGACCGCGACGAGGACGGCTACCTGCTGCAGATCTTCACCAAGCCGCTCGGCGACCGGCCGACCGTGTTCTTCGAGTTCATCGAGCGCCACGGCTCGCTGGGCTTCGGCAAGGGCAACTTCAAGGCGCTCTTCGAGGCGATCGAGCGCGAGCAGGAGCGACGGGGCAACTTCTGA
- a CDS encoding homogentisate 1,2-dioxygenase domain-containing protein, producing MAHYQRIGNVPPKRHTQHRAPDGTLYFEELMGEEGFSSDSSLLYHRHIPSAVVEARTWDLPDQSTTPNHPLIPRHLTLHDLFTGDAWQTTDAVTGRRLVLGNADVRISYVVCGAASPLYRNGIGDECVFVESGTAVVETVFGALEVGAGDYVILPRATTHRWVPTGSPENGQQPLRLYVIEANSHIGPPKRYLSKFGQLLEHAPYCERDLRVPPEVLLIDPAADENVEVFIKHRGSGPGGIAGTVHVLPHHPFDVVGWDGCLYPYVFNVADFEPITGRVHQPPPVHQVFEANNFVICNFVPRKVDYHPLSIPVPYYHSNVDSDEVMFYVAGDYEARKGSGIGVGSISLHPGGHPHGPQPGAYEKSIGVEYFDELAVMVDTFRPLELGEAGTASDDGKYVTSWVRGATE from the coding sequence ATGGCCCACTACCAGCGGATCGGGAACGTGCCGCCGAAGCGGCACACGCAGCACCGTGCGCCCGACGGGACGCTCTACTTCGAGGAGTTGATGGGCGAGGAGGGCTTCTCGTCCGATTCCTCGCTGCTCTACCACCGACACATCCCGTCGGCGGTCGTCGAGGCGCGCACGTGGGACCTGCCCGACCAGTCCACGACGCCCAACCACCCGCTGATTCCGCGGCACCTGACACTGCACGACCTCTTCACCGGTGACGCCTGGCAGACCACTGACGCGGTGACCGGGCGCCGTCTCGTGCTCGGCAACGCCGACGTCCGGATCAGCTATGTCGTGTGCGGAGCGGCCTCGCCGCTCTACCGCAACGGCATCGGCGACGAGTGCGTCTTCGTCGAGTCCGGCACCGCTGTGGTGGAAACCGTGTTCGGTGCGCTCGAGGTCGGCGCAGGCGACTACGTGATCCTGCCCCGCGCCACGACGCACCGCTGGGTGCCGACCGGGTCGCCAGAAAATGGACAACAGCCGCTTCGCCTCTACGTGATCGAGGCGAACAGCCACATCGGTCCGCCGAAGCGCTACCTGTCGAAGTTCGGGCAGTTGCTCGAGCACGCGCCGTACTGCGAGCGCGACCTGCGGGTGCCCCCCGAGGTGTTGCTCATCGACCCCGCCGCCGACGAGAACGTCGAGGTGTTCATCAAGCACCGCGGCTCCGGTCCCGGCGGGATCGCCGGCACCGTGCACGTGCTGCCGCACCACCCGTTCGACGTCGTCGGCTGGGACGGCTGCCTCTACCCGTACGTCTTCAACGTCGCCGACTTCGAGCCGATCACCGGCCGCGTCCACCAGCCGCCGCCGGTGCACCAGGTCTTCGAGGCCAACAACTTCGTGATCTGCAACTTCGTGCCCCGCAAGGTCGACTACCACCCGCTGTCGATCCCGGTGCCCTACTACCACTCGAACGTCGACTCGGACGAGGTCATGTTCTACGTCGCCGGTGACTACGAAGCCCGCAAGGGATCGGGCATCGGCGTCGGTTCGATCAGCCTGCACCCGGGCGGTCACCCGCACGGCCCGCAACCCGGCGCCTACGAGAAGTCCATCGGCGTCGAGTACTTCGACGAACTCGCGGTCATGGTCGACACGTTCCGGCCGCTCGAGCTCGGCGAGGCCGGCACCGCCTCCGACGACGGCAAGTACGTCACCTCCTGGGTGCGGGGAGCGACCGAATGA
- the fahA gene encoding fumarylacetoacetase, which produces MNHLYGITNLPYGVYSVAGSAPRCATRFGDQVLDLALLLDDPVFAHPTLNAFMSEGKQRWDEVRARLTDLVRGPFPDGCAHSVDDVTMHLPFEVADYVDFYASEHHASNLGRLFRPDNPNPLLPNWKHLPVSYTGRAGSVVASGTDIVRPCGQRLPAGAETPVFGPSVRLDIEAELGFVVGTGNPMGTSIPVEDAVDHIFGVALFNDWSARDIQAWEYVPLGPHLGKSFASTIGSWIVPLAALDAARVSTPTQDPAPLPYLAMDATWGLDIDLEVEWNGDVVTRPPYASMYWSPAQMLAHLTVNGAPTRTGDLYASGTISGPDPDQVGSFIELGKGFLEDGDEVVLRASAPGADGTRIGFGEARGRVSAASGG; this is translated from the coding sequence ATGAATCACCTGTACGGCATCACCAACCTTCCCTACGGGGTCTACTCCGTCGCGGGCTCGGCTCCTCGCTGCGCGACCCGGTTCGGCGACCAGGTCCTCGACCTCGCACTGCTGCTCGACGACCCGGTCTTCGCACACCCGACGCTCAACGCGTTCATGAGCGAAGGGAAACAGCGCTGGGACGAGGTCCGCGCCCGCCTGACCGACCTGGTTCGCGGTCCGTTTCCCGACGGCTGTGCTCACTCCGTCGATGACGTGACGATGCACCTGCCGTTCGAGGTGGCCGACTACGTCGACTTCTACGCGTCCGAGCACCACGCGTCGAACCTCGGTCGCCTGTTCCGTCCGGACAACCCCAACCCGCTGCTGCCGAACTGGAAGCACCTGCCCGTCAGCTACACCGGCCGCGCCGGATCGGTCGTGGCCTCGGGCACCGACATCGTGCGCCCGTGCGGTCAGCGACTGCCGGCCGGCGCCGAGACGCCGGTGTTCGGGCCGTCGGTGCGCCTCGACATCGAGGCCGAACTCGGCTTCGTCGTCGGCACCGGCAACCCGATGGGCACCTCCATCCCCGTCGAGGACGCCGTCGACCACATCTTCGGTGTCGCCCTGTTCAACGACTGGTCGGCGCGGGACATCCAGGCGTGGGAGTACGTCCCCCTCGGCCCGCACCTGGGCAAGTCCTTCGCCTCGACGATCGGCTCGTGGATCGTGCCGCTCGCGGCGCTCGATGCGGCCCGCGTCAGCACGCCCACCCAGGACCCAGCACCCCTGCCCTACCTCGCGATGGACGCCACGTGGGGACTCGACATCGACCTGGAGGTCGAGTGGAACGGCGACGTGGTCACCCGGCCGCCGTACGCGTCGATGTACTGGTCGCCCGCGCAGATGCTGGCGCACCTGACCGTCAACGGAGCCCCCACCCGCACCGGCGACCTGTACGCCTCGGGCACCATCTCCGGCCCCGACCCCGACCAGGTGGGCTCGTTCATCGAGCTCGGCAAGGGCTTTCTCGAGGACGGCGACGAGGTCGTCCTCCGCGCCAGCGCCCCCGGCGCTGACGGCACCCGCATCGGTTTCGGCGAAGCCCGCGGCCGGGTTTCGGCGGCCTCCGGTGGTTGA
- a CDS encoding Glu/Leu/Phe/Val dehydrogenase dimerization domain-containing protein, translated as MKELLDRFEAKAPEIVFEWHDAETDAKGWAVINSLRGGAAGGGTRMRAGLDRREVESLAKTMEVKFTVSGPAIGGAKSGIDFDPNDPRREGVLARWFKALAPLLKTYYGTGGDMNVDEMHDVIPLTERYGLWHPQQGIVNGHFAADERELVQRVGMLRLGVSKVVEDPRYTPDHKAKYTIADLVTGWGVAESVVHYYATYGVAQGQSLEGKRVIVQGWGNVGSAAAYYLSEAGARIVGIIDRNGGLMNPDGFTREEVHTLFVNKQGNALAADNLIPFDELDDAIWDMGAEIFLPCAGSRLVTVEHVKRMVSAGLELISAGANVPFADPEIFYGSTYEFADQHVAVIPDFIANCGMARTFTMLMEGIAEVSDEAILGDVSRTIRTALEKCHERSPHPTLLAATALEIALDQLV; from the coding sequence ATGAAGGAACTGCTCGACCGCTTCGAGGCCAAGGCCCCCGAGATCGTCTTCGAGTGGCACGACGCCGAGACCGACGCGAAGGGCTGGGCGGTCATCAACTCCCTGCGCGGAGGTGCCGCCGGCGGTGGCACCCGGATGCGGGCCGGACTGGATCGCCGTGAGGTCGAGTCGCTCGCCAAGACCATGGAGGTCAAGTTCACCGTCTCCGGTCCGGCCATCGGTGGCGCGAAGTCCGGCATCGACTTCGACCCGAACGACCCGCGCCGCGAGGGCGTGCTGGCGCGCTGGTTCAAGGCCCTGGCTCCGCTGCTCAAGACCTACTACGGCACCGGCGGCGACATGAACGTCGACGAGATGCACGACGTCATCCCGTTGACCGAGCGCTACGGCCTGTGGCACCCGCAGCAGGGCATCGTCAACGGCCACTTCGCCGCCGACGAGCGCGAGCTCGTGCAGCGTGTCGGCATGCTGCGCCTCGGCGTCTCGAAGGTCGTCGAGGACCCGCGCTACACGCCCGACCACAAGGCGAAGTACACGATCGCCGACCTCGTCACGGGCTGGGGCGTCGCCGAGTCGGTCGTCCACTACTACGCCACGTACGGCGTCGCGCAGGGACAGTCCCTCGAGGGCAAGCGGGTCATCGTGCAGGGCTGGGGCAACGTCGGTTCGGCCGCGGCCTACTACCTCTCCGAGGCAGGTGCCCGCATCGTCGGGATCATCGACCGCAACGGCGGCCTGATGAACCCCGACGGCTTCACCCGCGAGGAGGTGCACACCCTCTTCGTCAACAAGCAGGGCAACGCACTGGCCGCCGACAACCTGATCCCGTTCGATGAGCTGGACGACGCGATCTGGGACATGGGTGCCGAGATCTTCCTGCCCTGCGCGGGCTCCCGCCTGGTCACCGTCGAGCACGTGAAGCGGATGGTGTCGGCCGGCCTGGAGCTGATCTCCGCCGGCGCCAACGTTCCGTTCGCCGACCCGGAGATCTTCTACGGATCGACCTACGAGTTCGCCGACCAGCACGTCGCCGTGATCCCCGACTTCATCGCCAACTGCGGCATGGCACGCACCTTCACGATGCTGATGGAGGGCATTGCGGAGGTGTCCGACGAGGCCATCCTCGGTGACGTCTCACGCACCATCCGGACCGCGCTCGAGAAGTGCCACGAGCGCTCTCCGCACCCGACCCTGCTCGCCGCCACGGCGCTCGAGATCGCGCTCGACCAGCTGGTCTGA
- a CDS encoding LTA synthase family protein, whose amino-acid sequence MAATLRRPRPVRLMLVLLLAKLLLFRLLVFGVPSPGMVIADIAAAAVLVGIVALLAPGPATSPALWSLNAAVSVFLTAAVLYYGYYQTLPTFTVLDEVDQADDVRASVASLLDWRLVLFYVDLAFAPAVGLLLHGDRWLPPHAPAGTVRLRRLGAVVVTGTLVTAVVLRSGVDVRNEQYRAEQFGVLAYEADALLRSLRTKQTLDLATAYDEVAELRATNHSTVTDPARARGFGAAEGKNLIVVQLESLQQFVVGLEVDGQEVTPHLNDLVGESLSFPQHFQQIGKGNTVDAEFISNTSIYPVGDVAMSTGYGDRDLPSLPKLLRPRGYVSETFNVNWAKFWDHDDLFRALGFDRWHEKDEFPGPKFNFWGVSDEEFYGRSLVRLLELDAADRPFYTQLVTASGHGPFKVPADKVRLRLPSDLEGTEVGAYLQAQNYADHALGLFIRGLKQTGLWDKSLFVAYGDHAGLNGKETVGDVRSLGVDYAFEHRFKTPLVIHVPGGEPSRSDHVASQVDILPTIANLLGISLAEERFVAFGVDLLNTGGHAFGERFHAPTGTFVNDQAIFAPGRGFDDGSATSLTDGSSYPITGMRDDYDYVLDLMDLSDAYVRSLPKR is encoded by the coding sequence ATGGCCGCGACCCTCCGGCGCCCCCGGCCGGTGCGCCTGATGCTGGTCCTGCTGCTGGCCAAGCTCCTGCTCTTCCGGCTGCTCGTCTTCGGCGTCCCCTCGCCGGGCATGGTGATCGCCGATATTGCCGCGGCCGCTGTGCTCGTCGGCATCGTGGCGCTGCTCGCGCCGGGCCCTGCCACGTCGCCAGCCCTCTGGTCGCTCAACGCAGCGGTCAGCGTGTTCCTCACGGCCGCCGTCCTCTACTACGGCTACTACCAGACCCTGCCCACCTTCACGGTGCTCGACGAGGTGGACCAGGCCGATGACGTCCGTGCCAGCGTCGCCAGCCTGCTGGACTGGCGGCTGGTCCTCTTCTACGTCGACCTGGCCTTCGCGCCCGCGGTCGGACTGCTGCTCCACGGGGATCGCTGGCTGCCGCCGCACGCTCCGGCGGGGACCGTACGGCTGCGGCGCCTGGGGGCCGTCGTCGTCACGGGAACCCTGGTCACCGCGGTCGTCCTGCGCAGCGGCGTCGACGTACGCAACGAGCAGTACCGCGCCGAACAGTTCGGGGTCCTCGCCTACGAAGCGGACGCGTTGCTCCGGTCGCTCCGGACGAAGCAGACGCTGGACCTCGCGACGGCGTACGACGAGGTGGCCGAACTCAGGGCCACCAACCACTCGACCGTCACCGATCCGGCCAGGGCGCGCGGCTTCGGCGCCGCCGAGGGCAAGAACCTGATCGTCGTCCAGTTGGAATCGCTCCAGCAGTTCGTCGTCGGTCTCGAGGTGGACGGGCAGGAGGTGACGCCGCACCTCAACGACCTCGTCGGCGAGAGCCTCTCCTTCCCCCAGCACTTCCAGCAGATCGGCAAGGGCAACACGGTCGACGCGGAGTTCATCTCCAACACGTCGATCTATCCCGTGGGCGACGTCGCCATGTCGACCGGGTACGGCGACCGCGACCTGCCGAGCCTGCCCAAGCTGTTGCGCCCGCGTGGGTACGTCTCGGAGACCTTCAACGTGAACTGGGCAAAGTTCTGGGACCACGACGACCTGTTCCGCGCGCTGGGGTTCGACCGGTGGCACGAGAAGGACGAGTTCCCCGGCCCCAAGTTCAACTTCTGGGGAGTCTCCGACGAGGAGTTCTACGGGCGCTCGCTGGTGCGCCTCCTGGAACTGGACGCCGCCGACCGGCCGTTCTACACGCAACTCGTCACCGCCTCAGGGCACGGCCCCTTCAAGGTGCCCGCCGACAAGGTGCGGTTGCGCCTGCCCAGCGACCTCGAGGGCACCGAGGTCGGCGCCTACCTCCAGGCGCAGAACTACGCCGACCACGCGCTCGGCCTGTTCATCCGCGGCCTCAAGCAGACCGGCCTGTGGGACAAGTCCCTCTTCGTCGCGTACGGCGACCATGCCGGACTCAACGGCAAGGAAACGGTCGGGGACGTCCGGTCGCTGGGCGTCGACTACGCCTTCGAGCACCGTTTCAAGACGCCGCTGGTGATCCACGTCCCCGGCGGCGAGCCCTCCCGCAGCGACCACGTCGCCTCGCAGGTCGACATCCTGCCGACGATCGCGAACCTGCTCGGCATCTCGCTCGCCGAGGAACGCTTCGTCGCGTTCGGGGTCGACCTGCTCAACACCGGCGGCCACGCGTTCGGTGAGCGCTTCCACGCCCCGACCGGCACCTTCGTCAACGACCAGGCGATCTTTGCGCCGGGGCGCGGCTTCGACGACGGTTCGGCGACGTCGCTGACCGACGGGTCGTCGTACCCGATCACGGGGATGCGGGACGACTACGACTACGTGCTCGACCTGATGGACCTGTCCGATGCCTACGTGCGTTCGCTGCCGAAGCGGTAG